A region of the marine bacterium B5-7 genome:
GTTTTGATCAGCTTTGTCATGCTCAGCATCTCCAGAAACAACATTATCAATGTTGTCATAACCAGAATAAATCGCGTCAACATTTACCATACCGCTCATACGTATACGACGGTACCAATCAGCTGAACCACCTTCATGACCTTTCACAGCGTCAACGTTAGCATTCATCGCAGCAACTGCAGCTGAGTGATCAGCAGCATGTTGTTGCCCTTTGACGTTACCAGCAACAGCAGCAGAGCTAAGCCCTACAGCCATCATAGCAACAGTCAGTTTTTTTAAATTCATCATTATGAATCTCCTTGCATTTATTTCGAAATAAAATAGGTACACAATACAACTTCATCCGTAAAAAACAGCCCTGCGAGCAGTTCCGCCAATTACGAACGGCGTTGATTCTAACCAAAAAAAAACAAAACACAAGCGTTTTGTTTAAATCAATAGACATACACCATCGAATCACGCGCGACTCGACACAACTTAATCGACCTGACTGGAACACATCCGTGTACCTGAGAGTTTCCTAAGGTGCGCATGTTATCGTTTTAAACAACGTTTGTGCACGTTACCCAAAGCATGCACTAACAAAAACGCAGGCTTAACGATGCAAAAACATCCTAAACCTGCGGCCTATTCTATAGTGATCAACATTTTTTGCAACCGTTTTTTGCACAAAACGCAGATTAAACAAACACTTAGCGCGAAAACAGCTTACTTTTAAAGCTTTTCTGAATGATCTGCCAAATAATCAGCCACACCATCGCTAGAAGCCGTCATACCATCGTCACCTTTTTTCCAGCCGGCAGGACACACTTCACCGTGCTCTTCATGGAATTGCAATGCATCCACTAAACGCACCAACTCATCCATGTTTCGACCCAATGGAAGATCGTTCACAATTTCTGCACGTACCATGCCCGCTTTGTCAATTAAGAAGGTTCCACGGAACGCAACACCCGCCGCTGGATGCTCTACACCATACGCTTGGCAGATTTCATGCTTCACATCCGCGACCATAGTGTACTTAACTTCACCAATCCCGCCTTTGTTTACTGGCGTATTGCGCCACGCCCAATGCGTAAACTGTGAATCAATGGACACAGAAATCACTTCCACGCCGCGTTCTTTAAATGCAGCCATGCGGTTATCTAAAGCAATTAACTCTGATGGACACACAAAAGTGAAATCCAAGGGATAAAATACCAATAAACCATACTTATCTTTTAAGGCGCTAGATAAATTAAACGAATCAATAATTTGCCCTTTGCCATCCACTGCTGCTGCGGTGAAATCAGGGGCCTGACGACTAACTAAACTCATATAGAAATCTCCTGTAAAATATAATAACAACCACAGAAAGCAATCTGCTTTACTGTGCCTCTAATAAGGTTTGCAATTCTCCGGACTCGAACATCTCGTTAAGGATGTCGCTGCCGCCAATTAATTCCCCCT
Encoded here:
- the tsaA gene encoding alkyl hydroperoxide reductase subunit AhpC yields the protein MSLVSRQAPDFTAAAVDGKGQIIDSFNLSSALKDKYGLLVFYPLDFTFVCPSELIALDNRMAAFKERGVEVISVSIDSQFTHWAWRNTPVNKGGIGEVKYTMVADVKHEICQAYGVEHPAAGVAFRGTFLIDKAGMVRAEIVNDLPLGRNMDELVRLVDALQFHEEHGEVCPAGWKKGDDGMTASSDGVADYLADHSEKL